The stretch of DNA GCCGCCACCGCCGGTACTTTGGTAAGACTGGCCGCCGCTACCTTGCATACCGCCGTCGGCCATCACCTGTTTATGGTGTTGGCCCCCGGCCCCATGCTCACCGGAAATACCCGGAAGTCCTGCATTTAATTCAATTTCATCCCGATCCTCCCGGAAACGCACCCCGGCGCCGCCACCGCCGCCGGCTACCATCAGTAAAGTCCAGGTGGCGCCGCGATCCTTCGATAGCAAAACGGCGGTTCCGCCGCCACCCCCCGCCCCGTACCCGCCACTGGTCAGCAGGTCATACTTGGCCCAGTGTCCTCGGGTGCCTATGACAAATCTGAGCATCGATCCGGACGGTAGGTTACCGCCGTGACCAACCGAATAGGTAGCTGTTACAATAGCTCCTTCTCCACCACTGACGCGCTTGGACCTCAAGGCTTTGAAGTGATCTTGATACTGGTATTCAATCCAGCCACCATCGGCACCTACGGCCTCCAGAATAAGTTGATTGAAACCCGGTTGTTCGGGAATTATGTAGTCTACGAACCGTTCTCCGTTGGCGTTGACGGTTTGTACTTCCCCATCGGCCATGAGTGTATGATAATTCTCTTGTGCGGCAGCCGATCCCAGGAAAAAGAAGAGGATCGATAAGCAAGAAAAACTGCACTGTTCGAAGTTAGGACGCTTACGATTTACCTGATGTATCATCTTACTTTGATTTTATAGTTCTTTAAGTTCTTTGGATGTACAGCAAAGTTCCGGCCTTATGGAGGGAGGTTCTCGGACTATTCTTTCGGTTTTTTGGATTATTGTTTTCCTGTTTATGGATTGTCTCCTTAGCGGAAGGAGGGAGCAGGTAAGAAAAAGCGGCTGTTGCTCAGAAATAAAAAACGTGGGGTGAACCAAACAAGAGTCCTCCCCACCTAAATCAATGATACTATCTCTATGGATGTAATGAGTGACGAGAATGGTTATTCCACGCCTGCGCTCACATCCTTTTGTTCAAGGGAATATACATGTCGGAAACTGGTCGGAAGGCTTAAGGACAGGGTAGCCCATCAGTCTTTAGCGCTCCCCCATCCATAAGAACCAAAACACGCTATTGTTCTATTTGAATGGTTTGACTTACCTTAATCCGATGGCTATTTTCATCAGGATCTATTGTTTCTGCGAGGGGCTGATAAGTGCCAGGGACTAAATCCCCGACGGTGAT from Saprospiraceae bacterium encodes:
- a CDS encoding glycine-rich protein; this encodes MIHQVNRKRPNFEQCSFSCLSILFFFLGSAAAQENYHTLMADGEVQTVNANGERFVDYIIPEQPGFNQLILEAVGADGGWIEYQYQDHFKALRSKRVSGGEGAIVTATYSVGHGGNLPSGSMLRFVIGTRGHWAKYDLLTSGGYGAGGGGGTAVLLSKDRGATWTLLMVAGGGGGAGVRFREDRDEIELNAGLPGISGEHGAGGQHHKQVMADGGMQGSGGQSYQSTGGGGGAFKDGEHLAGVLIHGNAGWKDFRLNEQPLGGLGGIPQEGYRGGWGFGGGGSGLEGGGGGGGYSGGGAGMQGYGGGGGGSYVNQTSIFPTNVEKVENGNTNNTGDGFIRYKCINN